A part of Chloroflexota bacterium genomic DNA contains:
- a CDS encoding response regulator transcription factor: MMKALIVDDDRTLSDLLAFTLRRAGFETLLAFDTPEAIRVFHQEPVDIIILDVNLPGESQLRDGFDVCCEIRKTSNVPIILLTVRDEEEDIIKGLNLGADDYILKPFSPRQLVARVQTVLRRAGEGQILSSAPFTIKDICFDPNRHEFTRGDSDPVVLTRLESQLMEVLFLNINQVLPTTSLIDHVWGPGGATQEMLRQLIRRLRQKIEIDPSNPKMIQNHPGIGYSFAP; encoded by the coding sequence ATGATGAAAGCTCTGATCGTTGATGATGATCGCACCTTATCAGATCTCCTGGCCTTCACGCTCCGCAGGGCTGGATTTGAGACTTTATTGGCCTTTGATACCCCCGAGGCCATCCGAGTTTTCCATCAGGAACCGGTCGATATCATCATTCTGGATGTCAATTTGCCGGGTGAAAGCCAGCTACGGGACGGCTTTGATGTTTGCTGTGAGATCCGCAAGACCTCCAATGTCCCCATCATCCTGCTCACCGTGCGCGATGAGGAAGAGGACATCATCAAAGGCCTAAACCTGGGTGCAGATGATTACATCCTCAAGCCCTTCAGTCCCCGTCAGTTGGTCGCCCGGGTGCAAACAGTCCTCCGCCGTGCGGGGGAAGGTCAAATACTCTCGTCAGCCCCCTTCACCATCAAAGATATCTGCTTTGATCCAAACCGGCATGAATTTACCCGCGGGGATTCTGATCCCGTGGTACTCACACGTCTGGAGAGCCAATTGATGGAAGTGTTATTCCTGAATATCAACCAGGTGCTCCCGACCACCAGCCTGATTGATCATGTTTGGGGTCCCGGCGGTGCCACACAGGAAATGTTGCGGCAGTTGATTCGCCGCTTGCGTCAAAAGATTGAAATTGACCCCAGTAATCCCAAGATGATCCAGAATCATCCCGGAATCGGCTACAGTTTCGCTCCCTAG
- the modB gene encoding molybdate ABC transporter permease subunit, whose translation MKTNIRSLGGWLLLTLVIAYLGFLIAAPIGALIKGAFQNGLEAAWQSLISIPFLQSVWLSFRIAIVVVLVQAVFGSLTAWVLVRQEFFGKALINGLLDIPFALSPVVVGYMLLLLFGRNGHLGSLLDALDIQVAFAVPGMFLATLFVSLPFMVREMVPVIQQLDLSQESAAATLGASKWRIFWQVIIPQLKTALIYGMTLTFARALGEFGAVLVIGGGVQGRTETATLYIFRSLDERQYTDAYVAAIVLGLFSVLLVLIADALKRKRSQV comes from the coding sequence ATGAAAACTAACATCCGCAGCTTAGGCGGCTGGCTGTTACTGACGCTGGTCATTGCCTATCTCGGCTTCTTGATCGCGGCACCCATCGGCGCATTAATCAAAGGCGCTTTCCAGAATGGTCTGGAGGCTGCCTGGCAGAGCCTTATCTCGATCCCCTTCCTGCAGTCGGTTTGGCTTTCCTTCAGGATTGCGATAGTTGTTGTGCTTGTACAGGCTGTGTTCGGCTCACTGACCGCCTGGGTTCTCGTCCGCCAGGAATTTTTTGGTAAGGCACTGATCAACGGTCTGCTGGATATCCCCTTTGCCCTCTCACCGGTTGTGGTCGGTTATATGCTTCTGCTGCTTTTTGGTCGCAACGGTCATCTCGGTTCGCTTCTGGATGCACTCGATATCCAGGTGGCCTTCGCAGTGCCAGGCATGTTCCTGGCCACGTTGTTCGTCAGCCTGCCCTTCATGGTTCGCGAGATGGTCCCCGTCATTCAGCAATTGGACCTTTCACAGGAGAGTGCCGCTGCCACTCTCGGCGCATCAAAGTGGCGGATCTTTTGGCAGGTGATTATCCCCCAACTCAAAACTGCCCTCATCTATGGCATGACACTCACCTTTGCCCGGGCCCTGGGAGAATTTGGCGCTGTGTTAGTCATCGGCGGCGGCGTGCAGGGACGCACGGAAACCGCAACCCTCTACATCTTCCGCTCGTTGGACGAACGCCAATATACGGATGCTTATGTCGCTGCAATTGTCCTGGGGTTGTTTTCCGTCCTGTTGGTCCTGATCGCCGATGCGCTCAAGCGAAAACGCAGTCAAGTCTAA
- a CDS encoding HAMP domain-containing protein, giving the protein MNLRKLRLHLSPKRFTVQLIVIFVAFTLGTILALGIPATLVLEHQTQTQLKALLDQADHTTQALLDSKLNQLDNLAVLLVQRPTLKSLLAINADSETLHTYLVGIQNSSGFDAILICDGETPLASASPEDTDRLCERTSSGNILSIEGTAWMVTQAPLENGNDIVVGQLLSGIINEFTTQSRLDYAFYIDNDLVSSNLAVHPTELDHIKPKNLTNYQILSLPAEGQGNQIVMVKTLTGLDNPDQQWLAFLHVAPYIQANRQLRWIIILVLSLISLLAAFLAVIISRKISKPLNKLAQSAVRLREGDLTTQLTTVSDLWEIDQLANALEDARVSLKHSLDQLQKEKIWIEGLLNAIVEGLLTLDNRHYVTFASASTFRLTGKTPSEIIGAPIDEILTTMPGEDRFSQQIPLADQVRRIPVLIGEKEVLLAVSRSEFIPPDAGNATTALVIRDVSDEERIHHLIGEFMANITHEFRTPLAALSASVELLVDQLPDLTPPEIEQLLHTINIGIVNLQSLIDNLIEAASIEGGRFKVNPQPVAFSQIVEEAVLTMEPIARLHHVSIKSPETKQDIIVRADKRRTIQVLINLLSNAIKHSPQESQITIRSLLIEKAILVEVQDQGSGIPENLQNQVFNRFLTPKSAEDAPQLGLGLGLSVVKAIIESQSGQVGYCNPETGGALFWFTLPTTSGGE; this is encoded by the coding sequence ATGAACCTCCGTAAACTTCGCCTTCATCTTTCACCTAAGCGATTTACGGTTCAGTTGATCGTCATCTTTGTGGCATTCACCCTCGGGACGATCCTGGCATTAGGCATTCCTGCGACTCTCGTGCTGGAGCATCAGACCCAAACCCAGCTCAAAGCCCTCTTGGATCAGGCCGATCATACCACCCAGGCCCTTTTAGATAGCAAACTTAATCAACTCGATAACCTGGCTGTCCTTCTGGTCCAGCGCCCTACCTTGAAATCTCTATTAGCAATCAATGCCGATTCAGAAACTCTTCACACCTACCTGGTAGGCATCCAAAATAGTTCTGGTTTTGACGCCATCCTGATTTGCGATGGAGAAACTCCTCTCGCCTCAGCCAGTCCAGAGGATACCGACAGACTATGCGAGAGAACTTCATCAGGCAATATCCTTTCCATTGAGGGGACAGCCTGGATGGTTACCCAGGCCCCACTGGAAAACGGAAACGATATTGTGGTCGGACAGCTATTGAGTGGGATCATAAATGAATTTACAACCCAAAGCAGACTGGATTACGCTTTTTACATTGACAATGACCTGGTCAGCAGCAACCTAGCCGTTCACCCCACGGAACTTGATCACATCAAACCAAAAAACCTGACCAATTACCAAATCCTATCCCTGCCTGCTGAAGGTCAGGGAAACCAAATAGTGATGGTCAAGACACTAACCGGGCTCGACAATCCCGATCAGCAGTGGCTGGCTTTCCTCCATGTTGCGCCGTATATCCAGGCGAATCGGCAATTACGCTGGATCATTATTCTAGTCCTATCGCTCATCAGCCTCCTGGCGGCTTTCCTTGCGGTCATCATTTCCAGAAAGATCAGTAAGCCCCTCAACAAACTTGCTCAATCCGCGGTTCGGCTCCGTGAAGGAGATCTCACCACCCAATTAACCACAGTCTCCGACCTTTGGGAAATTGACCAACTCGCCAATGCGCTTGAAGATGCGCGGGTCAGCCTAAAACACTCCCTGGATCAGCTCCAGAAGGAAAAAATCTGGATCGAAGGGCTGCTCAACGCCATTGTGGAAGGCCTGCTCACGCTGGACAATCGCCATTATGTGACCTTTGCCAGCGCCTCCACCTTCCGGCTCACCGGCAAAACACCCTCAGAGATCATCGGTGCACCCATTGACGAGATCCTCACAACCATGCCCGGCGAGGATCGTTTCAGCCAACAGATCCCCCTGGCGGATCAGGTCCGCCGGATACCGGTCCTGATTGGTGAGAAAGAAGTCCTGCTGGCCGTATCCCGCTCCGAATTTATCCCACCCGATGCCGGCAACGCCACCACAGCCCTGGTAATCCGGGATGTTTCCGACGAAGAACGCATCCATCATCTGATCGGCGAGTTCATGGCCAACATCACCCATGAATTCCGGACGCCATTGGCAGCCCTCTCGGCATCGGTTGAGCTTCTGGTCGACCAGCTCCCAGATCTCACGCCACCTGAAATTGAACAGCTCCTCCATACGATCAATATCGGCATCGTCAATCTCCAATCCCTGATCGACAACCTGATCGAAGCTGCCAGCATTGAAGGCGGTCGCTTCAAAGTCAATCCACAGCCGGTTGCCTTCAGTCAGATTGTGGAAGAGGCCGTACTGACGATGGAGCCAATTGCCCGCCTGCATCACGTTTCCATCAAAAGCCCCGAAACGAAACAAGATATCATCGTGAGAGCGGATAAACGCCGGACAATCCAGGTGCTGATCAATCTGCTTTCCAACGCCATCAAGCACAGCCCGCAGGAAAGTCAGATTACCATTCGCTCCCTTTTGATTGAGAAGGCCATCCTGGTGGAAGTGCAGGACCAAGGTTCGGGCATTCCTGAGAATCTGCAAAACCAGGTCTTCAACCGTTTCCTCACGCCAAAATCCGCAGAAGATGCCCCCCAATTGGGGCTTGGGCTGGGCTTATCGGTAGTAAAAGCCATTATCGAATCCCAATCCGGTCAGGTGGGGTACTGCAACCCTGAAACCGGTGGCGCCCTTTTCTGGTTTACCCTGCCAACCACCTCTGGAGGTGAATGA
- a CDS encoding ATP-binding cassette domain-containing protein: protein MSIRLENISKYYGRQVVVNNVNLEIDNGEFFVLLGASGSGKTTVLNIIAGLIEPDQGRVWLHGRDVSHESPQKRNIGFVFQNYALFQSMTVAQNIEFGLRVRKVPMEQRQRRRDELLEMVGLVGLGNRMTAQLSGGQQQRVALARALAIEPDVLLLDEPLGALDAKIRVELRRSLKKIQRQLGVAAILVTHDQEEAFDLGDRIGVMNYGRLIEVGTPHELYQFPKTEYVASFLGSANLLLGQRNGHEVFLGSHGFPIPAETYDLHAGHRAQILSRPEDIDLAKAETNLSGLPLGQGKVIEMGFNGPNEHLRVEMPPIKGVRAISPVTPYGIPGFVMDVNRSPEQSTSFPIEMNQQVWVGIRRLHVLSHPGLNFLILSDGTLRSQSALIQGGYLGRMAHAQVTILGIGQDQAKLEDHLLDARKEVGSGMASLEVELSDQPFNKAVTKVADEKPYDLAVLGWRPTAGIEQPEQILQTGEQHLFLATQPTAQLQKALILLASGEPGKDNVFFAGRFLRHFGAEATLLTVLPETDVDDYEYTRVERFLNDGQNSLARFGVQSNVLIREGDILSAIQAEMQQQDYDLVVLGAPLPGRSGHFELEGLIKSILTTVEDCSFLIVRSHQLQRLQENIRRSK from the coding sequence ATGTCGATTCGCTTGGAAAATATCAGTAAATATTACGGCCGCCAGGTTGTCGTCAATAATGTGAACCTGGAAATTGACAACGGCGAGTTTTTTGTGCTGCTGGGTGCCAGCGGCAGTGGAAAGACCACCGTTCTAAACATCATCGCCGGGCTGATCGAACCGGATCAGGGGCGGGTCTGGCTGCATGGCCGGGATGTTTCCCACGAATCACCTCAGAAGCGCAATATTGGGTTTGTCTTTCAAAATTACGCCCTTTTTCAATCCATGACCGTTGCTCAGAACATCGAGTTTGGTCTGCGGGTTCGAAAAGTTCCAATGGAACAACGCCAGCGAAGGCGGGATGAACTTCTGGAAATGGTCGGTCTGGTTGGCTTGGGAAACCGAATGACAGCCCAACTCTCCGGGGGACAGCAACAGAGAGTCGCCCTGGCAAGAGCCCTGGCCATTGAACCGGATGTTCTGCTATTGGACGAACCTCTCGGTGCACTGGATGCCAAAATCAGGGTTGAACTGCGCAGAAGTCTTAAGAAGATTCAGCGGCAACTAGGGGTTGCCGCAATATTGGTAACGCATGATCAGGAAGAGGCCTTTGACCTGGGGGACCGGATCGGCGTAATGAACTATGGAAGGCTGATCGAGGTTGGAACGCCACATGAGCTCTATCAATTCCCCAAAACGGAATATGTGGCCTCCTTCCTCGGATCAGCTAATTTGCTGCTTGGACAACGCAATGGTCATGAGGTCTTCCTGGGCTCTCATGGCTTTCCTATTCCAGCGGAGACCTACGATCTTCATGCCGGCCATCGGGCGCAAATTCTCTCCCGGCCTGAGGACATTGACCTGGCCAAGGCTGAGACCAATCTAAGCGGTCTGCCACTTGGTCAGGGCAAGGTCATTGAGATGGGTTTCAATGGCCCCAATGAACATCTCCGCGTAGAGATGCCTCCAATTAAAGGTGTCCGGGCTATATCACCGGTTACACCATATGGCATCCCCGGCTTCGTGATGGATGTCAATCGTTCACCAGAACAAAGCACCAGTTTTCCAATCGAAATGAACCAACAAGTATGGGTCGGGATTCGGCGTTTGCATGTACTCTCCCACCCTGGTTTAAATTTCCTAATTCTCTCCGATGGTACCCTACGCAGCCAATCCGCGCTGATCCAGGGCGGCTATTTGGGCCGCATGGCACATGCCCAGGTGACGATTCTGGGGATTGGTCAGGACCAGGCCAAATTGGAAGATCATTTGCTGGATGCCCGTAAGGAAGTCGGCAGCGGAATGGCCTCCCTGGAGGTTGAACTCTCCGATCAGCCGTTCAATAAAGCTGTGACCAAAGTGGCAGATGAAAAACCTTACGACCTGGCTGTTCTGGGATGGCGCCCTACGGCTGGCATTGAACAGCCTGAGCAAATTCTGCAAACCGGCGAGCAGCACCTTTTCCTGGCAACCCAACCCACGGCTCAGTTACAAAAGGCATTGATCCTTTTGGCAAGCGGCGAACCTGGCAAAGACAATGTCTTCTTCGCCGGCCGCTTCTTGCGCCACTTTGGGGCCGAAGCCACCCTGCTCACCGTGCTGCCTGAGACAGATGTTGATGATTATGAATACACGCGTGTGGAGCGCTTCCTCAATGATGGACAAAACAGCCTGGCCCGGTTCGGTGTGCAATCCAACGTTTTGATCCGGGAAGGTGACATTCTCTCAGCAATCCAGGCAGAAATGCAGCAACAGGATTATGACCTGGTTGTGTTAGGGGCGCCGTTGCCTGGCCGCTCTGGACATTTTGAGTTGGAAGGTTTGATCAAATCCATCCTGACAACGGTGGAGGATTGTTCTTTCCTAATCGTTCGCTCACATCAACTGCAACGCTTGCAGGAAAACATCAGGAGATCGAAATGA
- a CDS encoding sulfate ABC transporter substrate-binding protein: MKINFKTLLIIAILAVSLGACSSVAEEPTGDQINLILAAYTTPREAYGEIIPLFQAYWFEETGQQVIFEESYLGSGAQSRAVVEGFEADVIALSLEADVNRIQNAGLITHDWKTAKNNGIVTTSVVSLAVRESNPKGVSNWADLTQPGLEVLTPNPNTSGGAMWNVLAVYGAALRGQVDGVPGDDPDAAYDFLVQVLQNVSVMDKAARDSILNFEMGIGDLAITYENEILVGRQSGQTYERVIPSSTILIQNPVAVVDASVDEHGTREVAEAFVNFLFTPEAQAIFAKFGLRVVNEDVAAENEAEYPPVEDIFTVDYFGGWDAIMTDIFGEDGIYNQAIASAQGDAQ; this comes from the coding sequence ATGAAAATTAATTTTAAAACGCTCTTAATAATTGCCATACTGGCTGTTTCGCTTGGGGCCTGCTCCTCAGTGGCCGAAGAACCCACTGGTGATCAGATCAACCTGATCCTGGCCGCGTATACCACACCCCGTGAAGCCTATGGTGAGATCATCCCCCTCTTCCAGGCTTATTGGTTCGAAGAAACCGGTCAGCAAGTCATTTTTGAAGAATCCTACCTTGGCTCCGGGGCCCAATCCCGGGCAGTGGTGGAGGGCTTTGAAGCGGATGTGATTGCCCTCTCTTTGGAAGCGGACGTAAACCGCATTCAGAATGCCGGCTTGATCACTCACGACTGGAAAACGGCGAAAAACAATGGCATCGTCACCACCTCCGTCGTCAGCCTTGCCGTCCGGGAAAGCAATCCTAAAGGCGTCAGCAATTGGGCGGACCTGACCCAGCCGGGACTGGAAGTTCTGACCCCCAACCCCAACACCAGCGGTGGTGCGATGTGGAATGTACTGGCTGTTTATGGCGCTGCTCTGCGCGGTCAGGTCGATGGTGTGCCGGGGGATGACCCGGATGCCGCCTATGACTTCCTCGTTCAGGTCCTCCAAAATGTCAGCGTGATGGACAAAGCCGCCCGAGATAGCATCCTCAACTTCGAAATGGGGATCGGTGATTTGGCAATCACCTATGAAAATGAGATCCTGGTTGGGCGTCAATCCGGCCAGACTTATGAACGTGTCATTCCATCTTCCACTATTCTGATCCAGAATCCCGTTGCGGTTGTGGATGCCTCAGTGGATGAACACGGTACCCGCGAAGTGGCCGAAGCTTTCGTGAACTTCCTCTTCACCCCGGAAGCTCAGGCAATTTTTGCAAAATTCGGCCTGCGGGTGGTCAATGAAGATGTCGCTGCTGAAAATGAAGCTGAATACCCACCAGTGGAGGATATATTCACAGTGGATTACTTCGGTGGCTGGGATGCCATCATGACAGATATCTTTGGCGAAGACGGTATTTATAACCAAGCAATTGCATCTGCTCAAGGGGACGCGCAGTAA
- the cysT gene encoding sulfate ABC transporter permease subunit CysT, with translation MNLALNQGGRETGVSKWFLRVPALLYVTLMILVPLIVIVEDGFREGLSGLVHQISVPIAQHAILLTLWTAALMTLINAIMGLATAYVLVRYEFPGKRLLNAIVDLPLAIPTLVTGVMLVMLYGPQSALGGFLSQKIELDIIFAPPGIVVALLFISFPFVVRSIQPVLMNLDLSQEDAAATLGAKPWYTFRTVVLPTLLPPLISGSLLSFSRAVGEFGAVVIVAGNIPLKTQTAAVYVLGAVESENRLGASAVSLLLLAIAIIILMVANKIQKSWGARHEN, from the coding sequence ATGAACCTGGCATTAAATCAGGGAGGCCGGGAAACCGGAGTGTCAAAATGGTTCTTGCGCGTCCCCGCCCTCCTCTATGTCACGTTGATGATCCTTGTACCCTTAATCGTCATCGTGGAGGATGGGTTTCGGGAAGGCTTGAGCGGCCTGGTCCATCAGATCAGTGTTCCGATCGCTCAACACGCCATCCTGCTGACCTTATGGACGGCAGCCCTCATGACCCTAATCAATGCCATCATGGGACTGGCAACCGCCTACGTTCTCGTACGTTATGAATTCCCTGGCAAGCGGCTCCTGAATGCGATCGTCGACTTGCCGCTTGCCATCCCAACCCTGGTGACCGGTGTGATGCTGGTGATGCTCTATGGCCCACAAAGCGCGCTGGGCGGTTTCCTTTCACAGAAAATCGAACTGGATATCATCTTCGCCCCACCCGGGATCGTGGTCGCACTGCTGTTCATTTCCTTCCCCTTTGTCGTCCGAAGCATCCAGCCCGTCCTGATGAACCTGGACCTCTCTCAAGAAGATGCCGCAGCAACACTGGGCGCTAAGCCCTGGTACACCTTCCGCACTGTCGTCCTGCCAACCTTACTCCCCCCATTAATCAGTGGGTCGCTGCTCAGTTTTTCGAGGGCTGTCGGTGAATTTGGCGCGGTCGTCATTGTGGCAGGAAACATCCCCCTGAAAACCCAGACAGCGGCAGTTTATGTTCTGGGCGCCGTCGAATCTGAAAACAGGCTTGGCGCAAGTGCCGTCTCCTTATTGCTCCTCGCCATTGCGATCATCATTCTGATGGTTGCCAATAAAATTCAAAAATCCTGGGGAGCACGGCATGAAAACTAA
- a CDS encoding DegV family protein yields MITIITDSTCDVPDELIEEYGIVVVPQYIIWDDQQLRDRVDIQPVEFYERLTTEKQRPTTAQVSTGDFLAAINQAIELGATEAVILTVSSAMSGTYNMAKQAAADAPIRVEVIDSKGPTMTLGWQVLTAARARDEGASLDEIVEKVAKVRTGMVQMVAMETLEYLQYGGRIGDAVKWVGTILKVKPLVSIDHQSGRVQPTGLARTQRALKEMLYKKFFEQLAGGKKLHIAVLHGNAFEEAQKLVERINKDFNPVELLVNVTGPVLGINTGPGALALCGYAEE; encoded by the coding sequence ATGATCACCATTATTACTGATAGCACTTGTGATGTCCCTGATGAATTGATTGAAGAATATGGAATTGTGGTTGTTCCTCAATATATCATTTGGGATGACCAACAACTTCGCGATCGGGTGGATATTCAACCAGTTGAATTCTATGAACGGTTAACCACCGAGAAGCAACGACCGACCACGGCCCAGGTCAGCACCGGTGATTTCTTGGCAGCGATTAATCAGGCGATAGAACTCGGTGCGACGGAAGCTGTGATACTCACTGTTTCCAGCGCAATGTCCGGTACGTACAACATGGCCAAGCAAGCCGCAGCTGATGCGCCCATCCGAGTGGAAGTGATCGATTCAAAAGGTCCTACCATGACCTTGGGATGGCAGGTATTAACAGCCGCCCGCGCCAGGGATGAGGGGGCGAGCCTGGATGAAATCGTTGAGAAGGTTGCCAAAGTTCGGACTGGTATGGTGCAGATGGTTGCAATGGAGACGCTGGAATATCTGCAATACGGCGGCCGAATTGGTGATGCCGTCAAATGGGTGGGGACTATCCTCAAGGTGAAACCGCTTGTTTCCATTGATCACCAATCAGGCCGCGTCCAGCCCACCGGGTTGGCCCGGACGCAGCGCGCCCTCAAGGAAATGCTCTATAAGAAATTCTTTGAGCAATTAGCGGGTGGCAAGAAGCTTCATATTGCCGTTCTACACGGCAATGCTTTCGAAGAAGCTCAAAAGCTGGTGGAACGCATCAATAAGGATTTCAACCCTGTTGAACTGTTGGTCAATGTAACCGGGCCTGTTTTGGGGATCAACACCGGGCCTGGCGCATTGGCTCTTTGCGGTTACGCCGAAGAATAA
- a CDS encoding nucleoside 2-deoxyribosyltransferase: MPKTTQSHPKNEPYTIYAAGGLFTYRELAMNLAIKEAIWEQSSGKYQLILPQSEQPEGFEHPDVSIQIRNTDLWHVMRTDLLLAQFDGLELDAGTVAEYMMAKFLAKPTVILRSDSRRMENAGFDEPYNLMLKNYPRTVVLHIDSLTDYLNRWEKIKPEKQDPLGFGELIRIEKQAMAQGVSDLAARIIAAFDEALEMTSPYSEAMKKEIYQAARLMPGSGFDQFVSEDDLEDLISRLQSHGSL, translated from the coding sequence ATGCCCAAAACGACACAATCCCATCCAAAGAATGAACCCTATACGATTTACGCCGCTGGCGGCCTTTTCACCTATCGTGAATTGGCGATGAACCTTGCCATAAAGGAAGCGATTTGGGAACAATCCAGCGGGAAATATCAATTGATCCTGCCGCAATCGGAACAACCGGAGGGATTTGAGCATCCGGATGTGTCAATCCAGATCCGAAATACAGATCTCTGGCATGTGATGCGGACGGACTTGCTGCTGGCACAATTCGACGGCCTGGAGTTGGACGCAGGAACGGTGGCGGAGTATATGATGGCGAAATTCCTGGCAAAACCAACTGTGATCCTGCGCAGCGATTCGCGCCGGATGGAGAACGCCGGGTTTGATGAGCCCTATAACCTGATGCTCAAGAATTACCCGAGAACTGTGGTTTTACATATCGATTCGCTAACGGATTATCTGAATCGTTGGGAAAAGATCAAACCTGAGAAACAGGATCCACTTGGCTTTGGTGAATTAATTAGGATTGAAAAACAGGCGATGGCGCAAGGGGTCAGTGACCTGGCGGCTCGGATCATCGCGGCTTTTGATGAGGCTCTCGAGATGACTTCGCCTTATTCCGAAGCAATGAAGAAGGAAATTTATCAAGCTGCGAGGCTGATGCCCGGCAGCGGATTTGACCAATTTGTTTCTGAGGATGATCTGGAAGATTTGATTAGCCGGCTGCAGTCACATGGCAGCTTATAA